Proteins co-encoded in one Synechococcus elongatus PCC 6301 genomic window:
- a CDS encoding phosphorylase: MQLDGDRPPAHNLLLTRQWLFIVPLSRESHLPINVNALGFADRTRKARGSNPLSSIFQELNDCELQADRSSAKGCSTAHRLSYQELLLVGMLLGC; this comes from the coding sequence GTGCAATTGGATGGCGATCGCCCGCCCGCTCACAACTTGTTATTAACGCGGCAGTGGTTATTTATTGTTCCGCTTAGTCGTGAAAGCCACCTGCCGATTAACGTCAATGCCTTGGGTTTCGCGGATCGCACCCGAAAGGCCAGGGGTTCGAATCCCCTTAGCTCCATCTTTCAGGAATTGAATGACTGCGAATTGCAGGCTGATCGCAGTAGCGCTAAAGGGTGTTCAACAGCTCACAGATTAAGTTACCAAGAACTGTTATTGGTTGGGATGCTGTTAGGTTGCTGA
- a CDS encoding phage integrase N-terminal SAM-like domain-containing protein, whose amino-acid sequence MSSPQPPCLLDQVREAIRPKHFSLKTDKSYLYYIRDFIPSHNKRHPRKMGSDEIRAYLTLIQLAIQLTSIANNSIARLRITAIAATGHANRPWRSPAAESVAAPLLSQHH is encoded by the coding sequence ATGTCATCACCACAACCACCGTGCTTGCTTGATCAGGTGAGAGAAGCAATTCGTCCTAAACATTTCAGCCTCAAGACCGATAAGTCGTATCTTTACTACATTCGAGATTTCATCCCATCCCACAACAAGCGCCATCCTAGAAAGATGGGGAGCGACGAGATTCGAGCTTACCTAACTCTGATTCAGTTAGCGATTCAACTGACATCAATTGCTAACAACTCGATCGCACGCTTGAGGATCACTGCGATCGCAGCAACAGGCCATGCAAACCGCCCATGGCGATCGCCAGCGGCAGAATCAGTAGCGGCACCACTGCTAAGCCAGCACCACTAG
- a CDS encoding MFS transporter yields the protein MRLVAQSSPPLWISVAIAFYAFISIGLAEASLGVLLPSILAEYGLTSATITLLFISQICGYILAAIASSLVMARLGLGRLLVLAASLLTAALLIYALVPAWLLMVLAGPLLGMGIGLIDAGINTTLVQDDRTAHLLGALHGFYGIGAFAGPAIATTLLALGLEWRQVYSVLAMLTSLLLVGVLAALFYRYPPLLKNPDLLAASADVQLRRSLRTPIVFLFGAFLLIYVGIEASVSHWAYSVQTIARATPALWAGYGLSAYRPGLTAGRFLLSYSLRSLGGLRTITLSLGLLMVGLIGWWQQPQSLISLPLIGFVLAAIFPTIIWLIPKRLPEGLVPATVGFATSAASVGSALIPAGIGWVASGAGLAVVPLLILPLAIAMGGLHGLLLRSQ from the coding sequence ATGCGCCTCGTCGCTCAGTCATCACCGCCACTTTGGATCAGTGTGGCGATCGCCTTCTATGCCTTCATCAGTATCGGTTTAGCAGAAGCCAGTCTTGGTGTCCTGTTGCCCTCAATTCTGGCGGAGTATGGGCTGACCTCAGCCACGATCACGCTGCTGTTTATCAGTCAGATCTGTGGCTACATCCTCGCGGCGATCGCCAGCAGTTTGGTCATGGCACGACTAGGGCTAGGACGATTGCTGGTCTTGGCTGCAAGTCTGCTAACCGCCGCACTACTGATTTATGCCCTCGTTCCGGCTTGGCTACTGATGGTGCTGGCGGGGCCACTGCTGGGCATGGGCATTGGGTTGATTGATGCAGGCATCAACACAACGCTGGTGCAGGACGATCGCACGGCGCATTTGCTGGGAGCGCTGCACGGCTTCTATGGCATTGGCGCTTTTGCCGGGCCTGCGATCGCGACCACACTGTTGGCTTTGGGCTTGGAGTGGCGGCAAGTCTACAGCGTTCTCGCCATGCTCACTAGCTTGCTTCTGGTGGGCGTATTGGCGGCGCTCTTCTATCGCTACCCGCCCCTGCTCAAGAATCCAGACCTGCTTGCCGCCTCTGCCGATGTGCAACTTCGGCGATCGCTCCGCACCCCGATCGTGTTCTTGTTTGGGGCATTTCTGCTGATCTATGTCGGCATCGAAGCCTCGGTTAGCCACTGGGCTTACAGCGTCCAAACGATCGCTCGGGCAACACCAGCTCTTTGGGCAGGCTATGGCCTGAGTGCCTACAGGCCGGGATTGACGGCAGGTCGATTCTTGCTGAGCTACAGCTTGCGATCGCTGGGTGGACTCCGCACCATTACCCTCTCACTGGGCTTGCTGATGGTTGGGCTGATTGGCTGGTGGCAGCAGCCTCAGTCGCTGATCAGTTTGCCGTTAATTGGCTTTGTGCTGGCTGCCATTTTCCCCACCATCATCTGGCTGATTCCCAAACGCCTACCAGAAGGCTTGGTTCCAGCGACGGTTGGTTTTGCAACCAGTGCGGCCAGTGTGGGGTCAGCACTGATTCCGGCCGGAATCGGCTGGGTTGCTAGTGGTGCTGGCTTAGCAGTGGTGCCGCTACTGATTCTGCCGCTGGCGATCGCCATGGGCGGTTTGCATGGCCTGTTGCTGCGATCGCAGTGA
- a CDS encoding DMT family transporter, which produces MDVLIALLGAGSGGGLLSIGAAANARLKQTLRSPIAATAINFIVGSSTLSLLLVLGVFGAQSLDHLGQVPIWAFCGGGLGAVYVTLNTLVIGRLGLTTTMLAVVCSQLVMSLVIDQWGWFGLTPQPISPSRVVAIGLLLVAVTLTHLDRDR; this is translated from the coding sequence ATGGATGTTTTGATTGCATTACTGGGTGCTGGATCGGGCGGCGGGTTGCTATCCATAGGAGCGGCAGCCAACGCTCGACTGAAGCAAACGCTGCGGTCTCCCATTGCAGCAACAGCCATCAACTTCATCGTCGGCTCCAGTACCCTGTCGCTGCTCTTAGTGCTGGGTGTGTTTGGTGCTCAATCCCTCGATCACCTTGGACAAGTGCCGATCTGGGCATTTTGTGGAGGTGGCCTTGGAGCCGTCTACGTGACCCTGAATACGCTGGTCATTGGCAGGCTAGGGCTCACGACCACGATGCTCGCGGTGGTCTGCAGTCAGTTGGTGATGTCCTTGGTTATTGACCAATGGGGTTGGTTTGGCCTTACCCCTCAACCGATCAGCCCGTCTCGCGTTGTTGCGATTGGTCTGTTGCTGGTCGCCGTTACGCTGACCCATTTAGACCGCGATCGCTAA
- a CDS encoding DMT family transporter, giving the protein MILLRSSWRQIAARCQVCLFLGLALLSGAILPIQVSCNAQLARSLDSVPLAATLSYVTGTVVLVSLLLSGRFGRPRWSAIAHAPCWSWLGGVLGPWYVLSSTHFASVLGTTLTLGLVVSGQAIVSVITDHYGWLNVPRHRLTPLRRAALGLFAIALFFLLQPRA; this is encoded by the coding sequence ATGATTTTGCTCCGTTCCAGTTGGCGGCAGATTGCTGCTCGCTGCCAAGTCTGTTTGTTTCTGGGGCTGGCTCTGCTCAGTGGCGCCATCCTGCCAATTCAAGTCAGTTGCAATGCTCAGCTGGCGCGATCGCTCGACTCTGTCCCTCTGGCGGCGACGCTCTCTTATGTGACTGGCACTGTTGTTCTTGTCAGCCTGCTACTCAGCGGTCGGTTTGGACGCCCGCGCTGGTCTGCGATCGCCCACGCGCCTTGCTGGAGTTGGCTTGGGGGTGTACTGGGGCCTTGGTACGTCCTTTCGAGTACGCACTTCGCCTCTGTTCTGGGCACCACCCTGACACTCGGCCTGGTGGTCAGTGGACAGGCGATCGTCAGCGTCATCACGGATCACTACGGCTGGCTGAATGTGCCTCGGCATCGCCTGACACCCCTGCGGCGGGCGGCTTTGGGGCTATTCGCGATCGCTCTCTTCTTTCTGTTGCAACCGAGGGCTTAA